The proteins below come from a single Rosa rugosa chromosome 2, drRosRugo1.1, whole genome shotgun sequence genomic window:
- the LOC133730506 gene encoding uncharacterized protein LOC133730506, which yields MDDLPDLVKVEILCRLPCKYVVRCKCLSKHWLTLISDSDPYFVSRFQCLLGPERTLLFSPTPKDRFTMNELSGLKTLGSFRPSFQPNDHQSNLKPIVVATCNDLVLCCKTPICIRREYFICNPYTRQFVSLPIAPPSTPGVSVGFINCDSDHKKEQTTGGNSNITGYKVVQIPYFGYDTAAFQFKVDIFSFKTGEWRDYLVSCQLFRFQVSNRLVSSQLGSRFQVLNRAGIAYNGVLYWSGPNGFLIGIDPFNPKETTGSRSSGDIIEHKYGYFIGFNEHLEPCIDLLDQLDVSHGSCLRPCQLYRKQCILRVWELKEVQEEQLVNQGNSKWCLTYKVSLEQIVWQDQKIDLHCKGSKLLALDPNNDDVLYLKLDGQIVICNIRTSELKIAKLLIINYSPWPYNGVFPFVFPSWPTPVPKLPPQKE from the coding sequence ATGGATGATCTGCCGGACCTTGTTAAGGTTGAAATCCTTTGTCGACTTCCTTGCAAATACGTCGTTCGATGCAAATGTTTGTCCAAGCATTGGCTTACTCTCATCTCCGACTCGGACCCCTATTTTGTTAGCCGATTTCAATGTCTCCTAGGACCTGAACGAACCCTACTGTTCTCTCCAACACCAAAAGATCGGTTTACCATGAATGAGCTTTCAGGGCTCAAAACACTCGGGTCATTTAGGCCGAGTTTCCAACCTAATGATCATCAATCCAATTTAAAGCCAATTGTGGTAGCAACATGTAATGACTTGGTTCTGTGCTGCAAAACCCCGATTTGTATTCGACGTGAGTACTTTATCTGCAATCCTTACACCAGACAATTTGTTTCTCTTCCAATCGCACCTCCATCCACCCCTGGTGTATCTGTGGGATTCATTAATTGCGACAGCGATCATAAAAAGGAACAAACTACTGGTGGTAATAGTAACATCACTGGATACAAAGTTGTGCAAATTCCTTATTTCGGATATGATACTGCAGCCTTCCAATTCAAGGTGGACATATTTTCTTTCAAGACCGGTGAGTGGAGAGACTATCTAGTATCATGCCAACTATTTCGTTTTCAAGTGTCGAATCGTCTAGTATCAAGCCAACTAGGGTCTCGTTTTCAAGTGTTGAATCGTGCAGGCATAGCTTACAATGGAGTGTTGTATTGGTCGGGTCCTAATGGCTTTCTTATCGGGATAGATCCATTTAACCCTAAAGAAACTACCGGTTCTAGAAGTAGTGGTGATATTATTGAACATAAATATGGTTATTTCATTGGATTTAATGAGCATTTGGAACCATGCATAGATTTATTGGACCAGCTAGATGTGAGCCATGGATCATGTCTTCGACCATGCCAGTTATATAGAAAACAATGTATACTCCGTGTTTGGGAGTTGAAAGAAGTACAAGAAGAGCAGTTAGTCAACCAAGGAAATTCCAAGTGGTGTTTAACATACAAGGTTTCCTTGGAACAAATAGTTTGGCAAGATCAAAAGATTGATCTGCACTGCAAGGGCTCTAAGTTGCTAGCTTTGGACCCAAATAATGATGATGTCTTGTATTTGAAACTGGATGGACAGATTGTCATTTGCAACATCCGGACATCAGAATTGAAGATAGCTAAACTGCTTATAATTAACTACAGTCCTTGGCCTTATAACGGTGTCTTCCCATTTGTTTTCCCCTCGTGGCCG